The stretch of DNA GTGTTTGGGCAAGAACTAGGAGACGGCGATCGCTTGCCTGTATTGGGAAAGACCAGTTTGTATCTGCAGCAGACAAATGAAAGAAGGGGCGCGACCAAAGTATTTTTAGAGTTGGAAACAGAAGAGGCTGTTGCTCGCTTTTTAAAAAGGTGGGAAATGCTGGGTGGGCGACTCGGTGAAAGCGGGGCAGGAAATCTTCTTCTAAGGCAGGTTTTTGACTTAGATGGCCATATTTGGGTTATCTCTTGCGTACAAAAATAAAGAAAAAAGAATGTTTTTAGGTGAAATACAATGGGGAACTTAATCAAAGAATTGCAAGACGAGCAGTGTAGAGCTGACCTCGTTGATTTCTGTGTTGGTGACACGATTCGTGTAGCAACAAACATTTCGGAAGGAGGCAAAGAACGAGTTCAGGTGTTCCAAGGAACGGTAATGGCTCGTAAAGGCGGTGGTGCAGGAGAAACTGTTTCTCTTCATAGAGTCGCTTATGGCGAAGGGATGGAAAAAAGCTTCTTGCTTAATAGCCCCAAAGTAGTAAGTATTGAGGTGGTTAAGCGCGGAAAAGTATCGCGAGCACGTCTTTTCTATTTAAGAGGGAAAACTGGTAAAGCTGCTAAAGTTAAAGAGCTTATTGGTGCTAAGGCTGCTAAGAAGTAGTAAAAGCAGAAGGGCGGCATAAACCTCTTTTTGCTATTCTCAACGTTAAGAGATTGTTGGTGTATGAAATCGATCGTTGAGCAGACATTGCTTTTTGAAAAAAAAAGCATTTTTGAGAATCAGGCTATTAAGCAAGGATACTCACAAATTGCTGGCGTGGATGAGGCTGGAAGAGGCCCCCTTGCGGGCCCTGTCGTTGCTGGAGCTTGTATCTTACCTAAAGGAAAGGTTTTTTTAGGTATTGATGATAGCAAGAAATTAACCCCTAAGCAGAGACGCTATTTATACGAGCTGTTGTTAGAGGATCCTGAAGTCGTCTGCGGAATCGGTGTTGTCTCTGTTGAGCGGATAGATGAAATCAATATTCTAGAGGCCACAAAGGAAGCTATGACTCAAGCCATAGCTTCATTGCAGAATACCCCGGATTTTTTATTGGTTGATGGGTTGTTTTTGCCTCATGAGATCTCCTGTCTTAAAATTATAAAAGGAGATGCGCGCTCCGTGTCGATAGCTGCGGCATCTATCTTAGCTAAGGAGTATCGTGACGAATTGATGCGGAAGCTTCATTCGGAGTTCCCCGAATATGGATTCGATAAGCATAAGGGATACGGGACGGCAGCGCATTTACAAGCTTTAAAGCAGTTTGGCCCCTGTATACATCATAGAAAAAGTTTCTCTCCTGTAAAGGAAGCTATTCGAGAGGGAATATGTCAGTGAAAGTTGTTTCCCCTTTTTCTCAAGACGGGGTTCAATGTCTTCCTAAACTTTTTACTATCAGCGCTCCTGCTGGAGCTGGGAAGACCACTCTGGTTCATATGCTGAAAAGAGAATTTCCTTCTACGTTTGAAAAAACATTGTCTTCAACTACGCGTTCTCCCCGTCCAGGAGAAGTGCATGGTGTGGACTATGTATTTATGTCTGAAGACGAGTTTAGAGAAATTTTAGATAACGATGGGTTTCTAGAATGGGTCTTTTTATTTGGGACCTATTATGGAACTAGTAAAGCGGAGATTTCTAACATTCTTCAAAAGGGGAAGCATTGTATAGCGGTGATTGATGTACAGGGCGCTTTAGCTTTGAAAAAGCAAATGCCCACAGTAGCTATTTTCATTCAGGCTCCTTCTCAAGAAGAACTCGAAAGACGTTTAAATACAAGAGACTCGGAAGAAGAGCTCCAAAAAAAAGAGCGATTGGAGCATAGCGCTGTAGAAATCGCTGCCGTAAACCAGTTCGATTACGTCGTTGTTAATGATGATTTAACCACTGCATATCAAGTTTTAAGAAGTATTTTTATAGCTGAAGAACATAGGATAAGTCATGGCTAGAAAAGAGCGTTTAACCAATGAGAAACTAAATAAGCTATTCGATAGCCCATTTAGTTTGGTTAATTATGTAATTAAACAAGCTAAAAACAAAATTGCTAAAGGTGATGTACGTTCTTCCAACGTAGCGATAGAGGCGCTAAACTTTCTGGATCTTTATGGAATTCAGTCAGAATATGCGGAAAAGGATGATCGAGAAAGAAACTTGTCTGCAGCAGGCGAAAGACGAAAAGAACAAGGTGTTGGAATTTCCAGAAGAAAAGATCCTTCTCTGTACAACTGGAGTGA from Chlamydia suis encodes:
- the rplS gene encoding 50S ribosomal protein L19; the protein is MGNLIKELQDEQCRADLVDFCVGDTIRVATNISEGGKERVQVFQGTVMARKGGGAGETVSLHRVAYGEGMEKSFLLNSPKVVSIEVVKRGKVSRARLFYLRGKTGKAAKVKELIGAKAAKK
- a CDS encoding ribonuclease HII yields the protein MKSIVEQTLLFEKKSIFENQAIKQGYSQIAGVDEAGRGPLAGPVVAGACILPKGKVFLGIDDSKKLTPKQRRYLYELLLEDPEVVCGIGVVSVERIDEINILEATKEAMTQAIASLQNTPDFLLVDGLFLPHEISCLKIIKGDARSVSIAAASILAKEYRDELMRKLHSEFPEYGFDKHKGYGTAAHLQALKQFGPCIHHRKSFSPVKEAIREGICQ
- the gmk gene encoding guanylate kinase; the protein is MSVKVVSPFSQDGVQCLPKLFTISAPAGAGKTTLVHMLKREFPSTFEKTLSSTTRSPRPGEVHGVDYVFMSEDEFREILDNDGFLEWVFLFGTYYGTSKAEISNILQKGKHCIAVIDVQGALALKKQMPTVAIFIQAPSQEELERRLNTRDSEEELQKKERLEHSAVEIAAVNQFDYVVVNDDLTTAYQVLRSIFIAEEHRISHG